One window of Macadamia integrifolia cultivar HAES 741 unplaced genomic scaffold, SCU_Mint_v3 scaffold23, whole genome shotgun sequence genomic DNA carries:
- the LOC122066225 gene encoding NAC domain-containing protein 35-like, whose amino-acid sequence MAIAAAMSREDDKDEHDHDMVMPGFRFHPTEEELVEFYLRRKVEGKRFNVELITFLDLYRYDPWELPALAAIGEKEWFFYVPRDRKYRNGDRPNRVTTSGYWKATGADRMIRTETLRSIGLKKTLVFYSGKAPKGIRTSWIMNEYRLPQHETDRHQKAEISLCRVYKRAGVDDHSPIIPRSISPSSSTPSSSRGVQSLGGNKKQRSTTTVHRAAPVPMSFQALGIGGGHSPPSSETADYKVQEADRSSCSNDAGTALALSKPHGAYATEIMSPVAPLLAPATAEEDVTTLLRHSKEVGSLLPIPSCSTIFACSSSVPAAPTTQQVFDELHKIVGYQRGYYAHPEQQQHQQSAQFLSMPCQQSQTLALNRLPNSLPTTFSDKIWEWNPIPEASRDFPNPFK is encoded by the exons ATGGCAATTGCAGCAGCCATGAGCCGTGAAGACGACAAGGATGAGCATGACCATGACATGGTAATGCCCGGTTTTCGCTTCCACCCAACCGAAGAAGAGCTCGTTGAGTTCTACCTCCGTCGTAAAGTAGAGGGAAAGCGCTTCAATGTAGAGCTTATAACCTTTCTCGACCTCTACCGCTATGATCCATGGGAGCTTCCGG CCTTGGCAGCTATTGGAGAGAAAGAATGGTTCTTCTATGTGCCTAGAGACCGCAAGTATCGCAACGGTGACCGACCAAACCGGGTGACCACTTCCGGTTACTGGAAGGCTACTGGTGCTGACCGGATGATCCGGACTGAAACGCTTAGGTCAATCGGGCTAAAGAAGACTTTGGTCTTCTACTCAGGGAAGGCTCCAAAAGGCATCAGAACCAGTTGGATCATGAACGAGTATCGTTTGCCGCAGCATGAAACCGATCGGCACCAAAAG GCGGAAATTTCGCTTTGTCGAGTCTACAAGAGAGCTGGAGTAGATGATCATTCCCCAATAATCCCGCGTTCAATTTCACCATCATCATCCACTCCATCCTCATCGAGAGGGGTCCAGTCATTGGGCGGCAATAAGAAACAACGTAGCACAACCACGGTTCATCGTGCTGCACCAGTACCAATGAGCTTCCAAGCACTCGGAATCGGAGGAGGACATTCACCTCCGAGCAGCGAGACAGCAGATTACAAAGTGCAGGAAGCAGACAGAAGCAGCTGTAGCAATGACGCGGGTACCGCTCTTGCCCTATCCAAGCCCCATGGAGCTTACGCTACTGAAATAATGTCCCCCGTGGCACCATTGCTGGCACCAGCTACAGCAGAAGAAGACGTGACTACTCTCCTCCGCCATTCAAAGGAAGTAGGCTCTTTACTACCAATACCAAGCTGCTCCACTATCTTTGCCTGCTCGTCGTCAGTGCCGGCTGCCCCCACGACTCAACAGGTATTCGACGAGCTCCACAAAATTGTAGGCTACCAAAGAGGTTATTATGCACATCCAGAACAGCAGCAGCATCAGCAATCGGCCCAATTCCTCTCCATGCCATGTCAACAATCACAAACACTAGCCCTCAACAGGCTGCCCAACTCTTTGCCGACAACATTCTCTGACAAGATCTGGGAGTGGAATCCCATCCCGGAGGCTAGCAGAGATTTCCCGAATCCATTCAAATGA